The following are encoded in a window of Roseibaca calidilacus genomic DNA:
- a CDS encoding DUF2493 domain-containing protein has translation MTIHTHDDAYEPAHTASQTAHALEELQLYGYRPFEDEPDPRPMPDADHLRRAAADIFDALVATLEDTRMEPNLEEVLWGQVNLFHRATARIERSLDENEQAQRRLQREQDGSEVKSTELERLMAEGLTLVERRNCMDMMRDHAATEFVHHTGSAWRPRTGSMVNRQHMTAALIDSRDFLAAKRRAETEVMLPAGPKVALTGGSDFNDHRLIWGKLDQVRTKHPDMVLLHGGSPKGAELIAAKWAESRGVTQVAFKPDWTKHAKAAPFKRNDAMLDVLPVGVLVFPGNGIQENLADKARKLGIPVMKFEKGA, from the coding sequence ATGACGATCCACACCCACGACGACGCGTATGAACCCGCCCACACCGCATCCCAAACCGCCCATGCGCTCGAAGAGCTGCAGCTCTATGGCTACCGCCCCTTTGAAGACGAGCCCGATCCGCGCCCGATGCCGGATGCCGATCACCTGCGCCGCGCCGCTGCCGATATCTTCGATGCCCTCGTCGCGACCCTGGAAGACACCCGCATGGAACCCAACCTCGAAGAGGTGCTCTGGGGCCAGGTCAATCTGTTTCACCGCGCGACAGCACGGATCGAGCGGTCGCTCGATGAGAACGAGCAGGCTCAGCGCCGCCTCCAGCGCGAGCAGGACGGCTCCGAGGTGAAATCCACCGAGCTTGAGCGCCTGATGGCCGAAGGCCTGACCCTTGTTGAGCGGCGCAACTGCATGGACATGATGCGCGATCACGCCGCCACCGAGTTTGTCCATCACACGGGATCCGCCTGGCGCCCCCGCACTGGATCGATGGTGAACCGCCAGCACATGACCGCCGCGCTGATCGACAGCCGCGACTTCCTGGCCGCCAAGCGCCGCGCCGAGACCGAGGTGATGCTGCCCGCAGGCCCCAAGGTTGCCCTGACCGGTGGCAGCGATTTCAACGATCACCGCCTGATCTGGGGCAAGCTCGATCAGGTCCGGACCAAACATCCCGATATGGTGCTCTTGCATGGGGGAAGCCCGAAGGGCGCGGAACTCATCGCCGCCAAATGGGCCGAGTCCCGGGGTGTCACGCAGGTTGCCTTCAAGCCTGACTGGACCAAGCACGCCAAGGCCGCGCCCTTCAAGCGCAACGACGCAATGCTGGACGTGCTGCCGGTGGGTGTTCTGGTCTTCCCGGGCAATGGCATCCAGGAGAACCTCGCCGACAAGGCCCGCAAGCTGGGCATCCCGGTCATGAAGTTTGAGAAGGGGGCGTAA
- a CDS encoding WGR domain-containing protein, which produces MFDTVSQLEIFPTDLQMRRVDPARNMRRFYRMSIQPDLFGGASLVREWGRIGYRGQMMSEPHADEGQAVTALMKLARVKQRRGYA; this is translated from the coding sequence ATGTTTGATACTGTCAGCCAACTGGAAATCTTCCCGACCGACCTGCAGATGCGCCGGGTCGATCCTGCGCGCAACATGCGCCGGTTTTACCGCATGAGCATCCAGCCCGACCTGTTCGGCGGTGCCAGCCTTGTGCGCGAATGGGGCCGCATCGGATATCGCGGTCAGATGATGAGCGAGCCGCATGCCGATGAAGGGCAGGCCGTGACCGCGCTGATGAAACTCGCGCGCGTGAAACAGCGGCGGGGATATGCGTGA
- a CDS encoding DUF6429 family protein — protein MTLDSDKIDDAALAILSLTLHDGDRVWKGIDWDITNRLFEKGLIHDPKNKAKSLSLTPEGIAHARAVLTREFSKAE, from the coding sequence ATGACGCTCGACTCCGACAAGATCGATGATGCGGCCCTCGCGATCCTCAGCCTGACGCTGCATGACGGTGATCGGGTCTGGAAGGGGATCGATTGGGACATCACGAACAGGCTTTTTGAGAAAGGCCTGATCCATGATCCCAAAAACAAGGCGAAATCGCTGAGCCTGACGCCTGAGGGTATTGCACATGCGCGGGCCGTTCTCACGCGGGAGTTCAGCAAGGCCGAGTGA
- a CDS encoding type II toxin-antitoxin system VapC family toxin has translation MFIDASAIVAVLNREAGYEDLVRRMGDHEGQLFTSPMARFEASVSLARSRSGAQARPSRALMEACAGLVKDFVEELSARDIHITGSIGDGAIQAAAEYGKIVGHPADLNFGDCFAYACARAYRLKLIYKGNDFSQTDLA, from the coding sequence ATGTTCATCGACGCCTCCGCGATCGTGGCGGTCCTGAACCGCGAAGCGGGGTATGAGGACCTGGTGCGCCGCATGGGCGATCATGAAGGCCAGCTTTTCACATCGCCGATGGCGCGGTTTGAGGCGAGTGTCAGCCTTGCGCGCTCACGCTCCGGCGCGCAGGCAAGGCCATCGCGCGCGTTGATGGAGGCCTGTGCCGGGCTGGTTAAGGATTTCGTGGAAGAATTATCCGCACGGGATATCCATATCACGGGCAGCATCGGGGATGGCGCGATTCAAGCCGCGGCGGAATATGGCAAGATCGTCGGACATCCTGCCGATCTGAATTTCGGCGATTGCTTTGCCTATGCCTGCGCCCGGGCCTATCGGCTCAAGCTGATCTACAAGGGCAATGATTTCTCGCAGACAGATCTTGCGTGA
- a CDS encoding type II toxin-antitoxin system VapB family antitoxin yields MPLYIRDDKVDDLATRFMKLSGAKTKTEAVRIALTAQLAVEQARMPLLDRLAPLLHRADELGPADPDFDMKRFTDEMWDAR; encoded by the coding sequence ATGCCGCTCTACATCCGGGATGACAAGGTCGATGATCTCGCGACGCGCTTCATGAAACTGAGCGGCGCGAAGACCAAGACGGAGGCTGTGCGCATTGCGCTGACGGCGCAGCTTGCCGTCGAACAGGCACGCATGCCGCTGCTCGACCGGCTGGCCCCGCTGCTGCATCGCGCCGATGAGCTGGGTCCTGCCGATCCTGATTTCGACATGAAGCGCTTCACCGATGAGATGTGGGACGCGCGCTGA
- a CDS encoding H-NS family nucleoid-associated regulatory protein: MADFDLEALSLTELRKLHKDIAKAITTYEDRQKTEVRAKVEAFAKDLGYSLAELMGEEATPKRAPAPAKYRHPENPALTWSGRGRKPLWFVEALSSGKTAEDMAIG, encoded by the coding sequence ATGGCTGATTTTGATCTCGAGGCGCTGTCGCTCACGGAACTGCGCAAATTGCATAAGGACATCGCCAAGGCGATCACCACCTACGAGGACCGGCAAAAGACAGAAGTCCGCGCCAAGGTGGAAGCCTTCGCCAAAGACCTGGGCTATTCGCTGGCCGAACTCATGGGCGAGGAAGCAACACCCAAGCGCGCGCCCGCCCCGGCGAAATACCGCCACCCTGAGAACCCGGCGCTCACCTGGTCCGGCCGGGGGCGCAAACCGCTGTGGTTTGTGGAGGCGTTGTCATCGGGCAAAACCGCAGAGGACATGGCCATCGGTTGA
- a CDS encoding single-stranded DNA-binding protein translates to MQNIVILAGNIGQKPETRTTQGGTNITNFSLATSRPRLSEGRVLRDENGYRVMDTEWHRITCFNGLGKTVAEHCEKGMKVLVHGRLHYSKWIDSMGNDRYGCEIIAEKVDFLSRPKSAESENPELVDRDDEIPF, encoded by the coding sequence ATGCAAAACATCGTCATCCTCGCCGGCAACATTGGCCAAAAACCCGAAACCCGCACCACCCAAGGCGGCACCAACATCACCAACTTCAGCCTCGCCACCTCCCGCCCCCGCCTCTCGGAAGGTCGCGTGCTGCGCGACGAGAACGGCTACCGGGTCATGGACACGGAATGGCACCGCATCACCTGCTTCAACGGTCTCGGCAAGACGGTCGCGGAGCATTGCGAAAAGGGCATGAAGGTCCTTGTCCACGGCCGCCTCCACTACAGCAAGTGGATCGACAGCATGGGCAACGACCGCTACGGCTGCGAGATCATCGCCGAGAAGGTCGATTTCCTCAGCCGCCCGAAATCGGCCGAGAGTGAAAACCCCGAGTTGGTCGACCGCGACGACGAGATCCCGTTCTGA